The proteins below come from a single Fusobacterium sp. genomic window:
- a CDS encoding CBS domain-containing protein — protein sequence MKKVKDVYNKNIVTIGKDTLLGDIIFIMKNQGFGKLPVVDGDKVIGVVTREDILIKQGKTPLPPVIAFWEVMIALPNSKGYKESLKKFISFKVEDIMQKDFYTAALNDDLEDVVTNMLNKGYNYVLVIENEKLVGIITKSDLINKCY from the coding sequence ATGAAAAAAGTTAAGGATGTATATAATAAAAATATAGTCACAATAGGGAAAGATACTCTTCTGGGAGATATCATTTTTATAATGAAAAATCAAGGATTTGGAAAACTTCCAGTAGTGGATGGGGATAAAGTAATTGGTGTAGTAACAAGGGAAGATATACTTATAAAACAAGGAAAAACTCCATTACCACCAGTTATTGCATTTTGGGAAGTAATGATAGCGCTTCCTAATAGTAAAGGATATAAGGAAAGCTTGAAAAAATTTATTTCATTTAAAGTAGAAGATATTATGCAGAAAGATTTTTATACTGCTGCTTTAAATGATGATTTAGAAGATGTAGTTACAAATATGCTCAATAAAGGATATAATTATGTTTTAGTTATAGAAAATGAAAAATTAGTTGGAATAATCACAAAGAGTGATTTAATAAATAAATGTTATTAG
- the accB gene encoding acetyl-CoA carboxylase biotin carboxyl carrier protein: protein MKIDLKIIKDLAENIEKYNLNEVVIESEGAKVTLKKEIPAMVETVSTISKAAIVQNAEEGVVETIIETAIETEEMETINSPMVGTFYKSSAPGNPAFVTEGQTVSTGDTLCIIEAMKLMNEVKSHKNCTIVKILVEDGQLIKKGDKLFSIK from the coding sequence ATGAAAATTGATTTAAAAATTATAAAAGATTTAGCAGAAAATATTGAGAAATATAATTTAAATGAAGTAGTTATAGAAAGTGAAGGAGCAAAAGTAACATTAAAAAAAGAAATACCAGCAATGGTAGAAACAGTGTCAACAATTTCTAAAGCTGCAATAGTGCAAAATGCTGAGGAAGGTGTTGTAGAGACAATTATAGAAACTGCAATAGAAACAGAAGAAATGGAAACAATAAATTCTCCAATGGTAGGAACTTTCTATAAATCATCAGCTCCAGGGAATCCAGCATTTGTAACAGAAGGACAAACAGTTTCAACAGGAGATACATTATGTATAATAGAAGCAATGAAACTTATGAACGAGGTTAAATCACATAAAAATTGTACAATAGTAAAAATTTTAGTGGAAGATGGCCAACTTATTAAGAAAGGTGACAAATTATTTTCTATAAAATAA
- a CDS encoding ACT domain-containing protein: MNEKEKREYYIVDKRILPNSIQSVIKVNDLVQHSKISKYEAIKKVGISRSTYYKYKDFIKPFFESGKDKVFSIHMSLVDKPGILAKVLEIIATEDMNILTIIQNIAIDGIAKSTISLQTTENMLRKIEGMLERISEVDGVKDLRIIGSN; encoded by the coding sequence ATGAACGAAAAAGAAAAGAGAGAGTATTACATTGTTGATAAAAGAATACTACCAAACTCTATTCAGAGCGTAATTAAGGTTAACGATTTGGTGCAACACAGTAAAATTTCCAAGTATGAAGCAATAAAAAAAGTAGGGATAAGCAGAAGTACATATTATAAATATAAAGATTTTATTAAACCTTTCTTTGAAAGCGGAAAAGATAAAGTATTTAGTATTCATATGTCACTTGTGGATAAACCAGGTATTCTTGCAAAAGTTTTAGAAATAATAGCTACTGAAGATATGAATATACTTACAATAATACAAAATATTGCTATAGATGGAATTGCTAAATCGACTATATCACTTCAGACTACTGAAAATATGCTTAGAAAGATAGAGGGGATGCTGGAAAGAATATCAGAAGTTGATGGAGTAAAAGATTTAAGAATAATAGGAAGCAACTAA
- the folD gene encoding bifunctional methylenetetrahydrofolate dehydrogenase/methenyltetrahydrofolate cyclohydrolase FolD, with product MILDGKNISSQIKEELKKELAEIKNKTELVPGFAIVMVGENPASKIYVNSKIKGCKEIGIECFPHFLPEDVSEKKLLETIDELNKDRKVDGMLVQLPLPKHIDENKVIQKIALEKDVDGFKPENLGLLFLGNKTSLKPCTPLGIMELLKKYSIELQGKDVTIIGRSNIVGKPMAGFFINAGATVTVCNSKTKNLKEKTKNADILVVAIGAAKFVTEDMVKNGAVVIDVGINRTEDGLFGDVDFKEIEKKAAYITPVPGGVGPMTVAMLFHNTVEAFKNNRGI from the coding sequence ATGATATTAGATGGAAAGAATATCTCTTCTCAGATAAAAGAAGAGCTTAAAAAAGAATTAGCAGAAATAAAAAATAAAACTGAGCTTGTACCTGGATTTGCAATAGTAATGGTTGGAGAAAATCCAGCATCGAAAATATATGTAAATTCAAAAATAAAAGGTTGCAAAGAGATAGGCATAGAGTGTTTTCCACATTTTCTTCCAGAAGATGTAAGTGAGAAAAAACTATTAGAAACAATAGATGAGCTTAATAAAGACAGAAAAGTAGATGGAATGCTTGTACAGCTGCCACTTCCAAAACATATAGATGAAAATAAGGTTATACAGAAAATTGCTTTAGAAAAAGATGTAGATGGGTTTAAGCCTGAAAATTTAGGACTGCTTTTTTTAGGGAATAAAACTTCATTAAAGCCATGTACTCCATTAGGAATAATGGAACTGTTAAAGAAGTATTCAATAGAGCTGCAAGGAAAAGATGTAACTATTATAGGAAGAAGCAATATAGTTGGAAAACCTATGGCAGGATTTTTTATAAATGCTGGAGCAACTGTTACAGTATGCAACAGTAAAACAAAAAATCTCAAAGAAAAAACTAAAAATGCAGATATACTTGTAGTGGCAATTGGAGCTGCTAAATTTGTAACAGAGGATATGGTAAAAAATGGAGCAGTAGTGATAGATGTAGGAATAAATAGAACAGAAGATGGACTTTTTGGAGATGTGGATTTTAAAGAAATTGAAAAGAAAGCAGCATATATAACTCCAGTTCCAGGAGGAGTTGGGCCAATGACTGTTGCAATGCTTTTTCATAACACAGTGGAGGCTTTTAAAAATAACAGAGGAATATAA
- the fmt gene encoding methionyl-tRNA formyltransferase yields the protein MRILFMGTPEFAVPCFDVLNSKYEIIGAFTKVDKPNMRGKKIRFTPVKEYALEHNIPVYQPSSLKTEEIQNTIKELDPDLIVVVAYGKILPKEIIDIPKYGVINVHSSLLPKYRGAAPINAALIHGEKETGVTIMYIAEELDAGDIILSVSTEIKDEDNFLTLHDRLKDLGAEALLKAVMLIEKGKAPRVAQDHSEATFVKPFKKKDCKIDWKKTEREIFNFVRGMNPFPSAYTILNDKIFKIYSVKENFKSYDEGIIGEVVDVKKGTGVIIKTGNGSVILTEVKPENKKLLNGTDIINGNVLKKGDILN from the coding sequence ATGAGAATACTTTTTATGGGAACTCCTGAATTTGCAGTTCCTTGTTTTGATGTATTAAACTCGAAATATGAAATAATAGGTGCTTTTACAAAAGTAGATAAACCAAATATGAGAGGAAAAAAAATAAGATTTACTCCAGTAAAGGAATATGCTTTAGAACATAATATACCTGTATATCAACCAAGTAGTTTAAAAACTGAGGAAATTCAAAATACAATCAAAGAATTAGATCCAGATTTAATTGTGGTAGTAGCTTATGGAAAGATACTTCCTAAAGAAATAATAGATATACCAAAATATGGAGTTATAAATGTTCATTCATCTCTTCTTCCGAAATATAGAGGAGCAGCACCTATAAATGCAGCTTTGATACATGGAGAGAAGGAAACAGGGGTAACTATAATGTATATTGCAGAAGAATTAGATGCTGGAGATATTATACTCAGTGTTTCAACTGAAATAAAAGATGAGGATAACTTTCTGACTCTCCATGATAGGCTGAAAGATTTGGGAGCAGAAGCTCTTTTAAAAGCGGTAATGCTTATAGAGAAAGGAAAAGCTCCAAGAGTAGCACAAGATCATTCGGAAGCAACTTTTGTAAAACCTTTTAAAAAAAAGGATTGTAAAATAGATTGGAAGAAAACTGAAAGAGAAATATTTAATTTTGTAAGGGGAATGAATCCTTTTCCAAGTGCTTATACAATTTTAAATGATAAAATATTTAAAATATATAGTGTAAAAGAAAATTTTAAAAGTTATGATGAAGGAATAATTGGAGAAGTTGTGGATGTAAAAAAAGGCACAGGAGTTATTATAAAAACTGGAAATGGAAGTGTTATACTGACAGAAGTGAAGCCTGAAAATAAAAAACTCTTAAATGGGACAGATATTATAAATGGGAATGTTCTTAAAAAAGGAGATATATTAAATTAA
- the nrdR gene encoding transcriptional regulator NrdR, with the protein MKCPFCNSEDTKVVDSRSFMDGYSIKRRRECIKCEKRFTTFEKVEETPLYIVKKDKRRDKFDRNKLMRGLVAATVKRNISRESLETFVLEIEKTIQNSLRGEITTQELGEMVMERLKSIDQVAYVRFASVYKEFNDIKSFIEIVENINKDNDKKD; encoded by the coding sequence ATGAAATGTCCATTTTGTAATTCTGAAGATACAAAAGTAGTAGATAGCCGTTCTTTTATGGATGGATATTCGATCAAGAGACGTCGTGAATGCATAAAATGTGAAAAGAGATTCACTACTTTTGAAAAAGTAGAAGAAACTCCTTTGTACATAGTGAAAAAGGATAAAAGAAGAGATAAATTTGATAGAAATAAGCTTATGAGAGGACTTGTAGCAGCTACAGTAAAAAGAAATATAAGTAGAGAGAGTCTTGAAACTTTTGTTCTTGAAATAGAAAAAACTATTCAAAATTCATTGAGAGGAGAAATTACAACTCAAGAATTAGGAGAAATGGTAATGGAAAGACTGAAAAGTATAGATCAAGTAGCATACGTGAGATTTGCTTCAGTATATAAAGAATTTAATGATATAAAGTCTTTTATAGAAATTGTAGAAAATATAAATAAAGATAATGACAAAAAAGATTAG
- a CDS encoding PTS sugar transporter subunit IIA, with the protein MINIVKITDYMSEDLISLNLKSKNKEDVLMELAELIGLSPDVSNAGNAIYKALVEREKLGSTGIGKGVAIPHAKTDAAEKLTIAFGISNEKIDFKALDNENVNLFFVFASPIKDSQVYLKVLARISRLIREESFRNELLSCKTPGEVLECINKKESI; encoded by the coding sequence ATGATTAATATAGTAAAGATCACTGATTACATGTCAGAAGATTTAATATCTCTTAATTTAAAATCAAAAAATAAAGAGGATGTTTTAATGGAGCTTGCAGAGCTTATTGGATTATCTCCTGATGTGAGTAATGCAGGGAATGCTATATATAAAGCATTAGTAGAGAGAGAAAAATTAGGTAGTACTGGAATTGGAAAAGGAGTGGCCATTCCCCATGCTAAAACTGATGCTGCTGAAAAATTAACAATAGCATTTGGTATAAGCAATGAAAAAATAGATTTTAAAGCTTTGGACAACGAAAATGTAAATCTGTTCTTTGTATTTGCTTCACCTATCAAAGATAGTCAAGTATATTTAAAAGTTTTAGCAAGAATATCAAGATTAATAAGAGAAGAAAGTTTTAGAAATGAATTGCTTTCGTGTAAAACTCCTGGAGAAGTTCTAGAATGTATAAATAAAAAAGAATCAATATAG
- the recO gene encoding DNA repair protein RecO gives MKFFDSNGIVINKKDFGEADRYITIFTETFGKVNVIVKGIRKSKRREQSSTDILALSKFTFYKKGENFILSNLITIDSFSEIKENIEVLGIGLYITSILNSILVDNNRKKELFSLTLKSLNFLKKSNNEKKNYILTAFYLFKVIKDEGLGFSTGVGYCFSFEKNTFLIEGTEVFFKVSPKEKEIVEKLLNEKVKSIIDEEYSIKDIKNVIFLFEKYLNFHLGIELKLKNYLMGVEND, from the coding sequence ATGAAGTTTTTTGATAGTAATGGGATAGTTATAAATAAGAAAGATTTTGGAGAAGCTGATAGATACATAACTATTTTTACAGAAACATTTGGAAAAGTAAATGTTATTGTGAAAGGTATAAGAAAAAGCAAAAGAAGAGAACAAAGTTCTACTGATATATTAGCTTTATCAAAATTTACTTTTTATAAAAAAGGAGAAAATTTTATACTTTCTAACTTGATTACAATTGATTCATTTAGTGAGATAAAAGAGAATATAGAAGTGTTGGGAATCGGACTATATATAACTTCTATATTAAATTCGATTCTTGTTGATAATAATAGAAAAAAAGAATTATTTTCACTTACTTTGAAAAGCTTAAATTTTTTAAAAAAGAGTAATAATGAAAAAAAGAATTACATATTGACAGCTTTTTACCTTTTTAAAGTGATCAAAGATGAAGGGCTAGGATTTTCAACTGGGGTAGGTTACTGTTTTTCTTTTGAAAAAAATACTTTTTTAATAGAGGGAACAGAAGTATTTTTCAAAGTATCCCCTAAAGAAAAAGAGATAGTGGAAAAACTTTTAAATGAAAAAGTGAAAAGTATTATTGATGAAGAATACAGTATTAAGGATATAAAAAATGTGATATTTCTTTTTGAAAAATATTTAAATTTTCATCTGGGAATAGAACTAAAATTAAAAAATTATTTAATGGGGGTAGAGAATGATTAA
- the mreC gene encoding rod shape-determining protein MreC: MIRKDKSSNKKNKILFLFIGIILLLFFFRGALNHIIDGVGYLFFPVQKSIYNTGNYFKETSYAVTEYKHILEENKRLKTENVKLDMVMEFNVTLVEENERLKKLLEMKEENQKDLRVARVNFRTPSNLYERFYIDLGKNDGMVKDMIVLSGKNLIGKIGKVYDDYSMVDMITGENFNISALTENDMLGIAKGSNEGNGELYFEPNTFENTIKSGGKVYTSGISDIYPKGLYIGYISDINEDESEIFRSIKIKTDIDVLNLNEVLVIIPKEKE; encoded by the coding sequence ATGATAAGAAAAGATAAGTCCTCTAACAAGAAGAATAAAATATTGTTTTTGTTTATAGGGATTATATTGCTCCTCTTTTTCTTTAGAGGAGCTCTTAATCATATTATAGATGGTGTAGGATATCTTTTTTTTCCAGTTCAAAAATCAATCTATAATACTGGAAATTATTTTAAGGAGACTTCATATGCTGTTACAGAATATAAACATATCTTAGAAGAAAATAAGAGGCTGAAAACTGAAAATGTAAAATTAGATATGGTTATGGAATTTAATGTTACTCTTGTAGAAGAAAATGAAAGGCTCAAAAAGCTTTTAGAAATGAAAGAGGAAAATCAGAAAGATTTGAGAGTAGCAAGGGTTAACTTTAGAACTCCAAGTAATCTTTATGAAAGATTTTATATTGATTTAGGTAAAAATGATGGTATGGTAAAGGATATGATTGTACTATCTGGAAAAAACCTGATAGGGAAAATAGGGAAAGTTTATGATGACTATTCAATGGTTGATATGATAACAGGAGAAAACTTTAATATAAGTGCTTTGACTGAAAATGATATGCTTGGAATAGCTAAAGGAAGTAATGAAGGAAATGGTGAACTTTATTTTGAACCAAATACTTTTGAAAATACTATAAAATCAGGTGGAAAAGTGTATACTTCAGGTATTAGTGATATATATCCAAAGGGATTATATATAGGATACATTTCAGATATAAATGAAGATGAAAGTGAAATATTTAGAAGTATTAAAATAAAAACCGATATAGATGTATTAAATCTTAATGAAGTTCTGGTTATTATACCAAAGGAGAAAGAATGA
- a CDS encoding M20/M25/M40 family metallo-hydrolase, whose protein sequence is MVKENRLVQTFIDMASISSPSLKEREVGDYLLKTLRELGMEVYEDNAGEVHNGNCGNIIGVLKAPGKKKVLFSAHMDTVLPCEKITPIIENGIIKSDGTSVLGGDDKGGIAAILEMINVIKENNLDHPEIIVVFSIAEEIGLRGARVFDIEKYSPNYSFILDSSGKPGIAIVQAPYSAKGEMKIIGKPAHAGISPENGINALTVASHAITKIKLGRIDSETTSNIGIVRGGEAVNIVMPELSIMYEARSFQGEKLDNLLKETNDIFAATAKEFGAEFINDVKKGYDGFTLDPESEILKYFAKACTNIGLECIQKSSGGGSDANVYNAKGFNAVNLAVGMSKVHTKEEFIEIQDMVNTAKLVLEISKELSK, encoded by the coding sequence ATGGTAAAGGAAAACAGATTGGTACAAACTTTTATTGACATGGCGAGTATCTCATCTCCATCATTAAAAGAAAGAGAAGTTGGAGATTACTTATTGAAAACTTTGAGAGAACTTGGGATGGAAGTTTATGAAGACAATGCTGGAGAAGTTCACAATGGAAATTGTGGAAATATTATAGGAGTATTGAAAGCGCCAGGAAAGAAAAAAGTTCTATTTAGCGCTCATATGGATACTGTGCTTCCTTGTGAAAAGATTACACCAATCATTGAGAATGGAATCATCAAAAGTGATGGAACATCTGTTCTTGGTGGAGATGATAAAGGTGGAATAGCTGCAATCCTTGAAATGATCAATGTAATAAAAGAAAATAACCTTGATCATCCAGAAATAATAGTTGTATTTTCTATAGCAGAAGAAATAGGACTACGTGGAGCAAGAGTTTTTGATATAGAAAAATATTCACCAAATTATTCTTTTATTCTTGATTCAAGTGGAAAACCTGGAATAGCAATTGTACAGGCACCATATTCAGCAAAAGGAGAAATGAAAATAATAGGAAAACCAGCTCATGCAGGAATATCTCCTGAAAATGGAATAAATGCTTTAACTGTTGCTTCTCATGCAATAACTAAAATAAAATTAGGAAGAATAGACAGTGAAACTACTTCAAACATAGGTATAGTAAGAGGAGGAGAAGCTGTTAATATAGTAATGCCTGAATTATCTATAATGTATGAAGCAAGAAGCTTTCAAGGAGAAAAACTAGATAATCTTTTAAAGGAAACTAATGATATATTTGCAGCCACAGCTAAAGAATTTGGGGCAGAATTTATTAATGATGTTAAAAAAGGATATGATGGATTTACATTAGATCCTGAATCAGAGATATTAAAATATTTTGCTAAAGCCTGTACAAATATTGGATTGGAATGCATACAAAAATCATCCGGTGGTGGAAGTGATGCTAATGTTTATAATGCAAAAGGGTTTAATGCAGTAAATCTTGCAGTAGGAATGAGTAAAGTTCACACTAAAGAGGAATTTATTGAAATACAAGATATGGTAAATACAGCAAAATTAGTTCTTGAAATTTCAAAGGAATTATCTAAATGA
- the fba gene encoding class II fructose-1,6-bisphosphate aldolase: protein MYNYKDLGLSNTKEMFVKANKEGYAVPAFNFNNMEMALAIIEACAEMGSPVILQCSKGALNYMGADVVPLLGKAAVDRARNMGSDIPVALHLDHGPDIATVKICIDSGFSSVMIDGSHYDFAKNIEVSREVVEYAHKFDVTVEAELGVLAGIEDDVKAESHIYTNPDEVEEFVNKTGVDSLAIAIGTSHGAHKFKPGENPKLRLDILEEIERRIPGFPIVLHGSSAVPKQYTDMIKEYGGEVKDAIGIPNSELRKASKSAVAKINVDTDGRLAFTAAIRRVLGTTPKEFDPRKYLGAAKDEMKAYYKTKIVDVFGSEGAYKKGTK, encoded by the coding sequence ATGTACAATTATAAAGATTTAGGACTTTCTAATACTAAAGAGATGTTTGTTAAAGCTAATAAAGAGGGATATGCAGTTCCTGCATTTAACTTCAATAATATGGAAATGGCTCTTGCTATAATAGAAGCATGTGCTGAAATGGGTTCACCAGTAATCCTTCAATGCTCAAAAGGAGCTCTTAATTATATGGGAGCAGATGTAGTTCCTTTACTAGGTAAAGCAGCTGTGGATAGAGCTAGAAATATGGGGTCAGACATTCCAGTAGCTCTCCATTTAGATCATGGACCTGATATTGCAACTGTAAAAATTTGTATTGATTCTGGGTTTTCTTCAGTAATGATTGATGGATCTCACTATGATTTTGCAAAAAATATAGAAGTATCTAGAGAAGTGGTAGAGTATGCTCATAAATTTGATGTAACAGTAGAAGCTGAACTTGGTGTTCTTGCTGGTATTGAAGATGATGTTAAAGCAGAAAGCCATATTTACACAAACCCTGACGAAGTAGAAGAATTTGTAAATAAAACTGGGGTTGACTCTTTAGCGATTGCTATTGGAACTTCTCATGGAGCTCATAAATTTAAACCAGGTGAAAACCCTAAATTAAGACTTGATATATTAGAAGAAATTGAAAGAAGAATACCTGGATTTCCAATTGTACTTCATGGATCATCAGCTGTACCCAAACAATATACTGATATGATTAAAGAATATGGTGGAGAAGTTAAAGATGCAATAGGAATACCTAATTCTGAATTAAGAAAAGCTTCTAAATCAGCAGTTGCTAAAATCAATGTAGATACTGATGGAAGGCTTGCATTTACTGCTGCTATAAGAAGAGTTTTAGGAACTACTCCAAAAGAATTTGACCCAAGAAAATATCTTGGTGCTGCAAAAGATGAAATGAAAGCTTACTATAAAACTAAAATAGTAGATGTATTTGGTTCTGAAGGAGCTTATAAAAAAGGAACAAAATAA
- a CDS encoding CbiQ family ECF transporter T component codes for MLLKSSLFILLLSNIVINNIKLMIGITFILFIINIILNKDFKKNIGKMKFLFFLYFTTCLIQLFYTQEGRVLFKIGNFYVTEEGAFNFLLNFLRIFNLLLISWIVSAKKIISGKFNRYQHVIENVIDLVPQALLLVKKRMKIKWFFRHILKQIRVKI; via the coding sequence ATGTTATTAAAAAGTAGTTTGTTTATACTGCTTCTAAGTAACATAGTTATTAATAATATAAAATTGATGATTGGAATAACTTTTATTCTTTTTATAATAAATATTATTCTAAATAAAGATTTTAAAAAAAATATTGGAAAAATGAAGTTTTTATTTTTTCTATATTTTACAACATGCCTTATCCAGCTTTTTTATACACAAGAAGGAAGAGTTTTATTTAAAATAGGAAACTTTTATGTAACTGAAGAAGGAGCTTTTAATTTTTTATTAAATTTTTTAAGAATATTTAATCTTTTGCTTATATCATGGATAGTGAGTGCAAAAAAAATAATCAGTGGAAAATTCAACAGGTATCAGCATGTTATAGAAAATGTCATAGATTTGGTACCACAAGCACTTCTTCTTGTAAAAAAAAGAATGAAAATAAAATGGTTTTTTAGGCATATTTTAAAACAAATAAGAGTAAAAATATGA
- the serS gene encoding serine--tRNA ligase: MLELKFIRENRELVKEMLANRNSNIDLTEFDKLDEERRAILGEVELLKQKRNTESSEIARLKKEKQDASQIIEEMGKVSAQIKELDTKLAEVDEKLTYFQMVIPNMYQENTPIGKDEEANIEVRRWGTPREFTFEPKAHWEIGENLGILDFERGSKLGGSRFVLYRGMGARIERALVNFMLDMHTTEHGYTEHITPFLVKREICEGTGQLPKFEDDMYRTTDDMFLISTSEITMTNIHRKEILDEKELPKYYTAYSPCFRREAGSYGKDVKGIIRVHQFNKVEMVKIATQESSYEELEKMVVNAEEVLQRLELPYRIIQLCTGDLGFSAAKTYDLEVWLPSQNKYREISSCSNCTDFQARRMGLKYRPNGSSKSEFCHTLNGSGLAVGRTFVAIMENYQQEDGSFLIPKALVPYMGGIDVIKK; encoded by the coding sequence ATGTTAGAATTAAAATTTATTCGTGAAAACAGAGAACTTGTAAAAGAAATGCTTGCTAATAGAAACAGCAATATTGACCTTACAGAATTTGACAAACTTGATGAAGAAAGAAGGGCTATATTAGGTGAAGTAGAACTTTTAAAACAAAAAAGAAATACTGAATCTTCTGAAATTGCAAGATTAAAGAAAGAAAAACAAGATGCTTCTCAAATAATAGAAGAAATGGGAAAAGTTTCTGCTCAAATAAAAGAACTTGATACAAAGTTAGCAGAAGTAGATGAAAAACTTACTTATTTTCAAATGGTAATTCCAAATATGTACCAAGAAAATACTCCAATAGGAAAAGATGAAGAAGCAAATATTGAAGTAAGGAGATGGGGAACTCCTAGAGAATTTACATTTGAACCAAAAGCCCATTGGGAAATAGGAGAGAATCTTGGAATACTTGATTTTGAAAGAGGATCAAAGTTAGGAGGGTCAAGATTTGTACTATATAGAGGAATGGGAGCTAGAATTGAAAGAGCTCTTGTCAACTTTATGCTTGATATGCATACAACGGAACATGGTTATACTGAACACATAACTCCATTTTTAGTAAAAAGAGAGATATGCGAAGGAACTGGACAGCTTCCTAAATTTGAAGATGATATGTATAGAACCACTGATGATATGTTCCTTATTTCAACTTCAGAAATTACAATGACTAATATTCACAGAAAAGAAATATTGGATGAAAAGGAACTTCCTAAATATTATACAGCTTATTCTCCATGTTTTAGAAGAGAAGCAGGATCATATGGAAAAGATGTTAAAGGAATAATCAGAGTACACCAATTCAATAAAGTGGAAATGGTAAAAATAGCAACTCAAGAATCTTCTTATGAAGAATTAGAAAAAATGGTAGTTAATGCTGAAGAAGTTCTCCAAAGACTTGAACTTCCATACAGAATTATTCAATTATGCACTGGAGATTTAGGATTTTCAGCAGCAAAAACATATGATTTAGAAGTGTGGCTTCCATCTCAGAATAAGTATAGAGAAATTTCTTCTTGCTCTAACTGTACAGATTTCCAAGCTAGAAGAATGGGTCTTAAATACAGACCTAATGGAAGTTCAAAAAGTGAATTCTGTCATACATTAAATGGATCAGGACTTGCAGTAGGAAGAACTTTTGTGGCAATTATGGAAAATTATCAACAAGAAGATGGATCATTCCTTATTCCAAAAGCTCTAGTTCCTTATATGGGAGGGATAGATGTTATTAAAAAGTAG
- a CDS encoding TIGR03936 family radical SAM-associated protein encodes MKKRVYFDKFGEMKFISHLDLLRFFDRLLKKSQIPVKYSQGFHPRPKMSFGSPVSLGTEAYDELMDFELESPMSNEEVFERLNSSNVVGFRVNKVEEVPKKSSIMEEYTVMIYEIEGKEDDISKLEELLNRDEIVEIKEKKGKITTRDLKIRIKSFKRDNNKIIMEIINISPNSYLELMGIEQQNVKIKRCGYKINS; translated from the coding sequence ATGAAAAAAAGAGTGTATTTTGATAAGTTTGGAGAAATGAAATTTATCTCTCACTTAGACTTGCTAAGATTTTTTGACAGACTTTTAAAAAAATCTCAAATTCCTGTAAAATATAGTCAAGGGTTTCATCCAAGACCAAAAATGTCTTTTGGAAGTCCTGTGTCTTTGGGAACAGAAGCATATGATGAACTGATGGATTTTGAATTGGAATCTCCAATGTCGAATGAAGAAGTGTTTGAAAGACTTAATAGCAGTAATGTTGTTGGGTTCAGAGTAAATAAAGTTGAGGAAGTACCTAAAAAGTCCTCCATAATGGAAGAATATACTGTCATGATATATGAAATTGAAGGAAAAGAGGATGATATCTCAAAATTAGAAGAACTTTTAAATAGAGATGAAATAGTGGAGATAAAGGAAAAGAAAGGGAAAATCACTACAAGAGATCTTAAGATAAGAATAAAATCTTTTAAAAGAGATAATAATAAAATTATTATGGAAATAATAAATATTTCACCTAACTCCTATCTTGAACTTATGGGTATTGAACAACAAAATGTAAAAATTAAAAGATGTGGATATAAAATAAATTCTTGA